The Hemicordylus capensis ecotype Gifberg chromosome 6, rHemCap1.1.pri, whole genome shotgun sequence genome window below encodes:
- the LOC128330839 gene encoding olfactory receptor-like protein OLF3, producing MLGNLLVVMLVQWDSRLHTPMYFFLSNLSGLEICFVSSIVPQMIQDRSGSVNQTSITQVILLGLTSHRRTQIALFVVILIAYLFTMLGNLLVLMLVQLDARLHTPMYFFLSNLSGLEMSLVSTIVPQMLAHLLEGSGRVSLHRCVAQMYIAASLGSTEGLLLGVMAYDRYLAICCPLVYAVAMSKGRCIMLATASWACGFLFPVLFTHPTLKLPFCGPNHINHFSCNPLVLLRLVCADIRQVEVIIFVVSIIVFLAPLSAILTSYGLILMSVVRMRSGTGRSKAFSTCTSHLIVVTLFYGSLIALFLRPQSGPDSGHEKHVSIFYVVITPLLNPVIYTLRNKDVHAAVAKVICRRAAEPKG from the exons ATGTTGGGCAACCTACTAGTGGTCATGCTGGTCCAGTGGGACTCCCGCCTCCACacccccatgtacttcttcctcaGCAACCTCTCGGGCCTGGAGATCTGTTTTGTTAGCAGCATTGTACCCCAAAT GATACAGGACAGATCAGGATCTGTGAACCAAACATCCATCACCCAAGTCATCCTGCTCGGCCTCACCAGCCACCGAAGGACACAGATTGCCCTCTTTGTGGTCATCCTCATTGCCTATCTGTTCACCATGCTGGGGAATCTACTAGTGCTGATGCTGGTCCAGTTGGATGCCCGTCTTCACACCCCAATGTACTTCTTCCTCAGCAACCTCTCAGGCCTGGAGATGAGTCTTGTTAGCACCATTGTGCCCCAAATGTTAGCTCATCTGCTTGAGGGGAGTGGGAGAGTTTCTCTCCATCGTTGTGTGGCTCAGATGTACATTGCAGCTTCGCTGGGTAGCACAGAAGGGTTGCTGTTGGGTGTCATGGCCTATGACCGCTACTTGGCTATCTGCTGCCCCCTGGTCTATGCCGTGGCCATGAGCAAGGGGCGCTGCATCATGCTAGCCACAGCTTCATGGGCATGTGGCTTCCTGTTCCCTGTTTTATTCACTCACCCTACCTTGAAACTCCCTTTCTGTGGTCCCAACCATATCAACCATTTCTCCTGCAACCCTCTGGTGTTATTAAGACTGGTGTGTGCAGATATTCGACAAGTTGAGGTCATCATCTTTGTGGTCAGCATTATCGTCTTCCTTGCCCCACTTTCGGCCATCCTGACCTCCTATGGGCTCATCCTCATGTCTGTAGTGCGCATGCGTTCAGGGACGGGACGGAGCAAAGCCTTCTCCACATGCACCTCCCACCTGATAGTGGTGACTTTATTTTATGGGTCCCTCATTGCCCTCTTCCTGAGGCCTCAGTCAGGCCCAGACTCCGGCCATGAGAAACACGTCTCTATCTTTTACGTAGTGATCACCCCCCTTCTCAATCCAGTCATCTATACCTTACGGAACAAAGATGTTCATGCTGCAGTAGCAAAGGTTATCTGTAGAAGAGCTGCTGAACCCAAGGGATGA
- the LOC128330840 gene encoding olfactory receptor 2D2-like — MMKDELFEVVGHKSIRRQDRTGPANQTSITQVILLGLTSHRRTQIALFVLILIAYLITMLGNLLVVILVQLDSRLHTPMYFFLSNLSGLEMSLISTIVPQMLAHLLKGIGKIPFSSCMTQMYIMSSLACTEGLLLGVMAYDRYLAICFPLVYAMAMSKGRCILLATASWACGFFLPVLTIHYILKLPFCGHNHINHFSCNILMVLRLVCADIRRVEVIIMVASVIVLLVPLLAILISYGLILVSVFRMSSHAGWSKAFSTCISHLVVVTIFYGSIAALYMRPHSGTDSSHHKHVSVFPAVITPFLNPVIYTLRNKDVHAAVAKVLCRRAAKLKD, encoded by the exons ATGATGAAGGATGAGCTTTTTGAAGTTGTTGGGCACAAGAGTATCAG gagacaggacaggacagggccTGCGAACCAAACATCCATCACCCAAGTCATCCTGCTGGGTCTCACCAGCCACCGAAGGACACAGATTGCCCTCTTTGTACTGATCCTCATTGCCTATCTGATCACCATGTTGGGCAACCTACTAGTGGTCATTCTGGTCCAGTTGGACTCCCGCCTTCATacccccatgtacttcttcctcaGCAACCTCTCAGGCCTGGAGATGAGTCTCATTAGTACCATCGTGCCCCAAATGTTGGCTCACTTGCTTAAGGGGATTGGAAAAATCCCTTTCAGTAGTTGTATGACTCAGATGTACATTATGTCTTCTCTGGCTTGCACAGAAGGGTTGCTGTTGGGTGTCATGGCCTATGACCGCTACTTGGCCATCTGCTTTCCCCTGGTATATGCCATGGCTATGAGCAAGGGACGATGCATCCTACTAGCCACAGCTTCATGGGCTTGTGGTTTCTTTCTTCCTGTGTTAACCATTCACTACATCCTAAAACTCCCTTTCTGTGGTCACAACCATATCAACCACTTCTCTTGCAACATTCTGATGGTACTGAGACTGGTGTGTGCAGACATTCGACGCGTGGAGGTAATCATAATGGTGGCATCAGTTATTGTGCTCCTTGTCCCACTCTTGGCCATCCTGATCTCTTATGGGCTCATCCTTGTGTCCGTATTCCGCATGAGCTCACATGCAGGGTGGAGCAAAGCCTTCTCCACCTGCATATCCCACTTGGTGGTGGTTACTATATTTTATGGGTCCATCGCTGCCCTCTACATGAGGCCTCACTCAGGTACGGATTCCAGCCACCATAAACATGTGTCTGTCTTTCCTGCAGTGATCACCCCCTTCCTCAATCCAGTCATCTATACCTTACGGAACAAAGATGTTCATGCTGCAGTAGCAAAGGTGCTCTGTAGAAGGGCTGCTAAACTCAAGGACTGA